A part of Gambusia affinis linkage group LG19, SWU_Gaff_1.0, whole genome shotgun sequence genomic DNA contains:
- the LOC122821370 gene encoding ferritin, middle subunit-like, translated as MESQVRQNYHRDCEAAINRMINMEMFASYTYTSMAYYFCRDDVALPGFSHFFKENSEEEREHAEKLLSFQNKRGGRIFLQDIKKPEKDEWGSGLEAMQCALQLEKNVNQALLDLHKLASDRVDPHLCDFLESHYLNEQVESIKKLGDHITNLTRMDAHNNKMAEYLFDKHTLGEKS; from the exons ATGGAATCCCAGGTGCGTCAGAACTACCACCGCGACTGTGAGGCCGCCATTAACAGGATGATCAACATGGAGATGTTTGCCTCCTACACCTACACCTCTATG GCTTATTACTTCTGCCGCGACGACGTGGCTCTGCCAGGTTTCTCCCACTTCTTCAAGGAGAACagtgaggaggagagggagcaCGCCGAGAAGCTGCTGTCCTTTCAGAATAAGAGAGGAGGCCGAATCTTCCTCCAGGATATCAAG aAACCAGAGAAGGATGAGTGGGGCAGTGGGCTGGAAGCCATGCAGTGTGCTCTGCAGCTGGAGAAAAATGTCAACCAGGCTCTGCTGGATCTGCACAAGTTGGCCTCTGATCGTGTTGATCCCCAT CTGTGCGACTTCCTGGAGTCCCACTACCTGAACGAGCAGGTGGAGTCCATCAAGAAGCTCGGTGACCACATCACCAACCTGACCCGCATGGATGCCCACAACAACAAGATGGCGGAGTACCTGTTTGACAAGCACACCCTGGGAGAAAAAAGCTAA